Within Ovis aries strain OAR_USU_Benz2616 breed Rambouillet chromosome 3, ARS-UI_Ramb_v3.0, whole genome shotgun sequence, the genomic segment CAACTCTTTATTACTATAATTAAAGCTGCCAAGAACATCTTTATACATAAAATGTCATTATGGCTAGGCATAAccataaaattcacatttgagggttttttttataagaaaaacttCCTAATAGAAGCATTTGAGACCTTTTGAAAATTTGTTAAGGGACCAAACAAAGTTAGATTCTATATGTTCTCTATGGAGCTAGCTTATAAACAGCATAAATGACAAAATGAAGAGGATAGCTGAAAActgttttcaagattattttgggcAAAACAATGCTTAAACTGGTAGaggcaaaagaaaattttttaaccAAAACTATACCCTACCTGTTGAAAAGCTTTTTCTGCTTGACGCTCAGCATCAATAACTTGTCTCTCAAGCTGTTGCATCTGAAATGTgagaaaagacataaaaaatagaaaaattcataTTTCCCTTTTGGAATTCTTTAGGAACACTTAAAGTACTTCAATGGATATTAATTACACAGAATTGAGCACATTAAAGTTTCTTTCAGGGCATATGTAAAAACTGATCAAACAAAATACCAAAATTTTGGTACTCTTTGCAATATGTACTACATGAGTATTAATCAGTAGAATTTTCTTCATTGGACTATATGTTAGAAATTATTGGTCATCATATTTTAAGAACAGTAAATTAAATCTACAATAATAGAAAGACCTCAAATGTCATATGCTTTGCTGATCAAAAAGTCCCAATgatggggggagggataaattaggaatttgggctggtggttcagacggtaaagaatctgcctgcaatgcaagagacccaggttcgatccctgggttgggaaagacatctggagaaggaattggcaacccacgccggtatttttgcctagagaattccatggacagaggagcctggcaggctacagtccatggggtcgcaaagagttggaaatgggtgagcaactaacatatatacattactacacataaaacagataaccaacaaagacatGCTGTATAGTACTGGGactgtactcaatattttgtaataacctatataggaaaagagtctgaaaaagaatatacatgtacatacatatatatatatatatatataataagctgatgggatgtccctggtggcccagtggctaagactgcactcctaAATGCAAGGAGTTCAGGTTCAATCTAGAACTAGATTGGAAaactagataccacatgctgcaactaagaccccagtatagccaaataaataaatattttttaaaaagcctcaatcacttggctgtacacctgaaactaacaacactataaatcaactatacttcaacaaaaaataaatttaaaaaaatttaaaaagaaaaaatatacactGAAACAGGCTTAATATAGGGGAAAAAAGTCCCAGTGATATCAGAAAGTGGTACATTTTCATAAGCTGCACTGGTGGTATATGTAAGTCACAACTGAGtagttttaattcttaaaaagattGTGATGATAGAAAGAGTATGGAAGATACtctgataaaatatatatgtgtccACAAGAGCATACGGCACAGAGGTTGAAAAAATATCTGGGTATTTTTTGAAAGTTCTGTGGATAATAAAATGTTTGAAGATATCAGACggtgggaaattaaaaaaaaaatttgaagatttTAATACTAAACTGAATAAGTAAAAAAGCAAAAGTCTTAAAAGGATCTAATACAAATTAACATAATACACAACCATGATGTAAAACTAAATTCTGAATTattcttttctgagtgttgaaGTCTGGTGAACACTGGAGCCATCTGTGGCTCAACCTATGCTCACTGTCACTTTTATTGCTGGCGGACATTCTCAGATGCCCTGAACTTCCAGAGCATCTCAAACTCACAGCATCCTGGGTGTGATACAACAGCACCCATGGCTGATACAACAGATCACCCCCTTCTCAAAACCATGGAGGAGTGGCCTCCTGCAGCAGGAAGCAAGGCTGCCAGCTCTGGACCACATGGGTGACAGGAATCCCAGCTGAGGCATGTGTTATTCTCAACGCCTTAAAGGTAGTTTCTGTTGtgaatacataattttttaaagctgtaCTGGTTTGAAACATTTGCTGCATTTTGATACCTATGTTTGGGCAAATTACCAGTCAACACAGGTAAAACTCAAGACCATGACGAGCACCATCACTTTGCCCACCAAACACAAAAGAGCTTTAAACATTTCAGAAGTGCAGCACATGGAGCTTAGTAAAAGTATCTGTATTTACTGTATCATCCATGAAAACCCGATGGCATTACTGGGTACTCAAAGAATCGTATACCAAACACTGTGACAAAGTAGAGCACCATagtactaaaaatgaaaaattatggtCTAAGATAAAAAATGGCATGTggatacagatgagaaaaatggacaaatatgTCTCTGGAAAGTGCAGCAACAGCCGCAACTGGTTCTTTTTGGCACATCCCACTACACTCGCTGTCACTGAAAACTCAAGAGTATATTCAGTTTACTAAGGATGTATCTCAGCCTTTATGTCTGGGCCACACTGTAACATCTGGCAACCTTGATTTCATGACAGTAGGAGGAGGAATTGCTTTAACTATGGGGACTATGAAAAGAATTAACAGACTTCTGAATAAGTCTccgtgcatgcgtgcttagtcgctcagatgtgtctgactctgtgaccctgtggactgtagcccaccagcctcctctgtccatgggattctccaggcaagaatactggagtgagttgccatctccttctccaggggaataaGTCCGAAAAGTATGCAAATCCAAGTGTGATTTGGAACTTATCAGAAGATAGGCAGCTTAGCAGTCTGCCTGAAATATGCAGGAGTTcttgcagaaagtaaagaggattCCCAAAGAAGAATTCTATTTAACACAAAACCAACTGCATATCTTATTCAAGAGACAATGTCTCATAACCCTGAGCAAGTAGTAGAAGGCTGCTGTTCAGATATAGCTATTACTTTTAATGGACTGACTCCCAAAAATATGATAGTAATGACATATGGCGGGTACCAGTCCAGAGCATTTGGACATTATTTTAGCAACACACTGATTTTCTTGTCTCCAGATGGTTCAGAAAATCACAGAGGACAGGGAAATGATAGAACTGTGCTGTCCaagagcacttgaaatgtggctagtccaAATTGAAATGTGGTAGAACTGTAAAATACACACTTCATTCAATAACACAGTATTTGAAAACCTattgcaaaaagaataaaaatctcagTAATTGCTCATACTGACTCAcattgaaatgatatttttaatgtcacattaaataaaatataatattaaaattaatttcatctactgtttctttttcattttattaatattgctagaaattttaaaattacatgtttctcactttatatttctattggataaTAAAAGTGCAAAACACTTCATTGTCACCATATATTGTAATTTAACTGCCTGTCCACATGGCAATATTTTTTTAAGGTAGTTTATTGCAAGGATCTAGATTctggaagaattttaaaatatctggatACATAAATAGGCATTTCTCAAGTGCATTCTCTGGACCTCATATCAcctttaatttttgtgaagatatttccaggtggcactagtggtaaagaatccacctgccagaacAGGAGACGCAagaagcacaggtttgatccctgggtcgggaagattccctggagaaggaaatggcaacccactccagtattcatgcctagaaaatctcatggacagaaaagcttggtgagctacagtctatggggtcgcaaacagctggacacaactgagcacatcagTACAACACATTTCACGTTTAATAAACAAGTACTGTTGTCTAACAGCATTTTATTGATTCTGTTATAGACTATCGCATTACATAAAGAAGTTGGACAAGCAATGTATCTCCTGTCTAGGACAGTgcttaaacaaaaaaattaactgaCATGCAAACAACTGACATCACATCCCTTCACTACTGACAATATGCTGACAAATGTCGTTTCTACACCGTAACATCATTTCTACAATGCAACGACACTGTGTTTTCAGAGGAATTTCTACACTTGTGCAGCCTTACCctcaattttgaatatttttgggATTCCCAGGGAAAACAGGAAAATCCACAAATGGGTTGCTGCTTTGTAGACTTTGGCTAGTGAAAATAAATGACTGACATACCTATGAGAATGGCCGAAATCCAGAACACCGGCAATACCAAATGCTAGCAAGAATGCGGAggaacaggaactctcattcactgcatgctttcttataaaattaaacatactctTATCACCCTGTCCAGCAAGTGCGCTCCtcggtatttacccaaaggagttgaaaacttatgttcacataaAAACTTTCACACAGATTATttacagcagttttattcataattgccaaaacttggaagccatCAAGATTTCCTTCAATAGATGACTGGATAGATAAACTGTGGTAAaaccaatgaaatattatttactgctaaaaggaaatgagctatcaagctatgaaaaggcatgaaggaaacttaaaacatattattaagtgaaagaatccAAACTGAAAAGGCCACATAAAGTATGactctaactacctaacattctggaaaactatggagacaataaaagatCAGTGGTggtgagggtggggctgggggaagagTATGGAGAGGGATGAATAAGCAGAGCACAGAAgctttttaggacagtgaaagtACTctgttggagagggaaatggccacccaccccactattcttgcctgcagaatttcatggacagcggctacaggccatggggttgcaaaaagtcagacatgactaaatgactaaccACTACACTAAATCCTCTGTATGATACCATAATCATACATACATGTCACTATACATTGTCCAAACTCAtggaatgtacaacaccaagagtgaaagTAAGAACTCTGGGTGATAAtaatgtgtcaatgtaggttgaACAATTTGTAAcatgtaccactctggtgaggGATGTTAATAATGGGGATGgccaactatggagaacagtgtagagattcctttaaaaactggaaatagaactgccaaacgacccagcaatcccactgctgggcatacacactgaagaaaccagaattcaaagagatgtgtacccccatgttcactgcagcactgtttacaatagccaggatatggaagcaacctagatgtccatcagcagaggaatggataagaaagttgtggtatatacacacaatggaatattgctcactATTAAAAGAATGCAattcagtcagttctaatgaggtggatgaaactggagcctattatacagagtgaagtaagtcagaaagaaaaacaccaatatagtatattaatgcatatatatggaatttagaaagatggtaatgacgaccctatctgcaagatagcaaaagagacacagatgttaagAATAGACTTTTCAACTCTGTAGGAAAAGGCAAggggggatgatttgagagaatagcattgaaacatgtatactgccatatgtgaaatagatgaccagtccaagtttgatgcatgaagcagggcattcaaagccggtgcactgggacaacccagagggatgggacagGGAGGTTGGTAGGAGCGGGGGTTCAGGACAGGGGggcacacatgtacacccatagttgattcacatcaatgtatggcaaaaaccgtcacaatattgtaattagcctccaattaaaataaataaattttaaaaaagaaaaataatgaggatAGCTATACATGTGTGGGGACAGAGAATACATGAAAAATTTATATCTTCCACCCAATTTTTCTGTGAATCCTAAGCTACTCTAAAAAGACAAAGTCTTAATaatagtcatttttttaaaaagattgaatAATTTCTCAAAGGGGACCACTTTGAATGTTTGCCCCCAACTCTGGCAAATTCACATCTTGGAATTCTAATGCCCAACGTGATGGTGATTAAACCTTGAGGGTGGGCCCCACATGAACTGCATTAGTGCTTTTATAATCGAGTTTCTACAGAGCTCCCAGCCCCTTCTGCCAGGTAACAGTATAAGAAGTCAGTGACCCAGACAAGGGCCCTAACCTGACTATGCTGGAATCCTGGtatcagacttccagcctccaaaactgtgagaaataagatTTCTATTGTTCGTAAGCTACACAGTCTGTTGTTATTTTATTACAGCAATCCCCACAGACTAAGACATAGAACTGGTTCTGAGAGTGAGGTGCTGCTTaacaaatatctaaaaatgtGGAAGCAATTTTGGAACTGGGTGATGATACAGACTGGAAGAATTTTAAGGTACATGGTAGAAAAAACCTACATGACCATGAACAGACCATTAAAGCAATTCTGGTGAGAGGTCAGAAGAACAGGAAAGCTATAGAGAAAGCCTCAGTCTTCCTGGGGTGCACAGCTAAGGACTGTGACCAGGTTGTTGATAGAAATGATGGCTGGTAAAGGTTCTTCTGATGAGATGTCAGGTGGACATGAGGAACATATTACTGGAAACCAGAGGAAAAGTGAGACCCAGCCTACAATAAGCATTGGAGCATCCTGAACTTCTCCCCTAGAGCTGAATGCCCTGTACAACCCTGCAAAGACCTACAGGGGAAGTGAGTGTGGGGCTGGGAATAGTGGGTATTAATAGAAAACATGTGGCCCTTAGAGCCAACTAGTTCTCTGAAACCTTCTCACTTATCCCCATGTGCTGAATGTGCAGCAGCTAAGCATTTACTTCCTGTTATAAGACTGAATGTTCTTCTCCTATAAAGTTGAATAAATTACTTGGAGGGCTCTAGTCCAACAACTGTGGCATTTATGGGCTCATGGTGTAATAAGCAGTCTCAGACCCACTCATTCTAAAGTAAATATTGATAGTCAACCAGCACTGATTTTATATACAATTGTTGGTCAACTTTTCAGATATTCCATCCTTAAATATAAACAGACCACCAAAGATCATTAGACATTTGAGAAAAGCTTgcaacctgaaaaagaaaaatcaaacataaaAGTGGAAAATAGTCTCAGAGGAGAGAAAGATAATTCAAGGAGGAGaacttaaaaagaattaaaataagagTTCAGGAACCAGGAattttcacatacattatttcataGCCATGTCATAGACAGGAATTGTTA encodes:
- the C1GALT1C1L gene encoding LOW QUALITY PROTEIN: C1GALT1-specific chaperone 1-like protein (The sequence of the model RefSeq protein was modified relative to this genomic sequence to represent the inferred CDS: inserted 6 bases in 3 codons; deleted 2 bases in 2 codons; substituted 2 bases at 2 genomic stop codons), producing the protein MISPPSQNHGGVASCSRKQGCQLWTTWVTGIPAEACVILNALKVVSVVNTXFFKAVLVXNICCILIPMFGQITSQHXGKTQDHDEHHHFXPTKHKRALNISEVQHMELSKSICIYCIIHENPMXHYWVLKESYTKHCDKVEHHSTKNEKLWSKIKNGMWIQMRKMDKYVSGKCSNSRNWFFLAHPTTLAVTENSRYIQFTKDVSQPLCLGHTVTSGNLDFMTVGGGIALTMGTMKRINRLLNNCHLLLQGNKSEKYANPSVIWNLSEDRQLAVCLKYAGVLAESKEDSQRRILFNTKPTAYLIQETMSHNPEQVVEGCCSDIAITFNGLTPKNMIVMTYGGYQSRAFGHYFSNTLIFLSPDGSENHRGQGNDRTVLSKST